The following is a genomic window from Chthoniobacterales bacterium.
CGCAGTGCCCTGCTTCGCGACCTGAAACCGGGCGAGTCCGTGGAGTTGCCGCTTACCGTCAATGCCCCGACGCCCGGAAGTTACCTTCTCGAGGTCGACATGCTTCAGGAGGGCGTGACTTGGTTCGGTCTGGTTGGATCGCAGACGGTGAAGATCCCGGTTGAAGTCCGGTAAATCAGCGCGCCAGGACTTTGAGGGCCGGTCGCGCCGGTTCCGCCGCGGGAGTGGACCGCGAAATCTCCGCACTGGCAAAGGCGGTGACATGGGAAAGTTGCTCGGCCATTCGTTCCCCCGCGGCTTTCAACGATAATTTTTCCTTCACTTCATCGCGACCCTTGGCGCCGAGAGCCTCGGCTTCGGCGCGATGATCGAAGCAGTATCGCATGTGGGCGGCTGCGTGTTCGACCGATGGCTCGGCCCAGTGATTGCCCTGCCGGTAGATCGGATTGTCGGCCGCGATTTCCGTGAACTTGTAATCGACCAGCAAACTGTTCCCCGGATGCATGAACGCGAGATTGCCGGAGTAATTGGTCGCCACCACCGGCTTGCCCATCAACATTGCTTCCGCCAAACAAAGACCGAACCCTTCCGCGCGATGGAGCGAGACGAAGCAATCGCACATCTCGATAAATCCATAGGCGCGGGCACGCGACAGAACTTCGTCCACCAAAATCACCCCGGCCTCCCGGGCCGCTTCCTCGAGTTGAGCAAATGCTTCCGGGTGCGACCGGCCGCGGCTGACTTTGATAACCAGCGTCGCTTTTTCCGATCGAGTGAAGGCCTTGCGAAAAGCCTCGATTACCGCCAGCGGATTTTTGCGCACCATCTGGCTGCACATGTCGAACATGAAGAGGAAAACGTAGTTGGCAGGAGGAATCCCGAGGTCGGCTTTCGCGACCGGCTCGATCTCGCTCAGCTCCACCCCCGGCAACACTTCATGGACCGGGAGCGGCATCCGATTCCGAAAAGCGTCCGCGACAAACTGGGTAGGCGCCCAGATGCAATCGAGCAGCGGCCGCAGTCCGACCCATTCTTCCGGAATCGCGTCCAGCTCCCAGGCCCAATAGGCGATGCGGTAAACGCCGGAGCGGCGGAGGATGCCGCCGCGTTCATAAGCGACGGAAAAATAGGGTTGCGGCGAGACATTGATGATCGTCACCGGAAAGACTTCGAGGCCGAGAAAGGGCGCGCGGTCTTCGACGTCGAAACAGGGAAACGCCGAGACGTCCCGGCAGGAAACGCGAAAGTCCGCCGCTTCGAGGGCGCGCTTGGTGAAGAGCGCGGCCTGCTGAATGCCGGAAGGATAACTGAAGTGGCTGAGAATATTCACTCCGCGCGGGACCTCGCCGTTCGCATCCCCGCCGGAGAAGCCATTCCGGACCGGGTGCAGAAGCATTTCCTCGGCGGCGGGCACGACGGCGTCGAGCGCACTGATGGAAGCGAACGGAGCGTATCCGGGAAATTCTTTTCGGAGCCAGGCGAGAAACTCTCCTTTCCCAGATGAGGTGGGGCCCTCGGGAAAGCGTTTTTGCCAGGCGAGATTAACGAGCCAGGTCTTGAAAACCATTTGCGGCACTTGCTCGGCGGTTTCGTGGAGGAACCAGAGAATCTCCGCCGCGCTCAGGTTGTGTTTCCCGCGTCCTTCGCGGAGCAGCCATCGCACGAATTTCTTTTGGCCAACTGGGAGCAGGCCGTGCGGAAAACGATCGCGCAGTTTTGGAGACCGAAGATAGAGCTCGAGGACGCGTTTGCCGGGATCGCTCCGAAAGGCCCGGCAAATATTTTCCACGGCGCGATGCGACAGGCCGAGCTTCGACGCGGCGTTGCTGCAAAGCCACTCGCAATAGGCCCCTTCTTCGCCGTCCGAGATCGCATTTGGAAAACGGCGTCGCAGTTTCCGGCTGTTGCGCAACATACCGGAAGCGAGCCGGGCAGCTCCGTCCACCGAACCTTCCGCGTCCGCCGGCGACCAGACATTAAGGTTCGGGCCTGATTGGTCGGCCGGAAAATGGAGGGCGTGGCGGCGATAGACGTCGAAGGTGTCAGCGCGCTGCATCGAGCGGTGCTTGGCGAACGGAAAAAGAATGTGGAGCAGCTTCAAGGGATCAGGGTTAAGGAGTTGGGCGTCGGTGAGCTGCCCCCGCATGCTCGCCAATTTCGCGCTGCCTGCAAGCAAAACGCCCCAGCCCGGCGAGCGAGCTGGGGCGAAAGGTCTCCCTTGGCAGCCGGCTTACATTGGTCCGAACCGCTGGCGATATTCACTCGAGCTGAGGAACGCCTTCACCATTTCCGCCTGGATAAAGTCGCCGTTGAACCCATTCAGTTTGCCGAACCAGAAGTTGAAGCCGGCCGTGTCCGGATCGCGCCGGAGATAACCGAAGTATTCCATGGTGACAAACGCGGCGTTCATTTCGCGCGTTCTCAGGAATGGAAACTCCGACACCTGCCGGAGAACCGTGGCGCGGGTCAGCGTCCCTCCGTTCAGGCCCGCGACCAGCATATCGCGGAAGGGTTGCGTGGCCGGGAAGTCGCCCCGAATTTCGCCGCCGCTGAACTGGACGGAATGGAAGTTAATGTAAGCCCGGCCATTGCGGATGTTGTCGAGCTGCGCCGCCAGGGTGGTGCCATTGCCTTCGGGCGCGTCCCACTTGCCGCTAAAATTGCCGCCGACACCCGAGCCGAACGGCGTCACGACTGCGTCATTCGGATTGTTGTCATTGAATGGACTCCCGATGAATCCCCACACGACCGGCCCGTTCACGCCTGGCGTGACGCTCGCTCCGGCGTGGATGTGGGCATTGGTCAGGTTGTCATTGGTGTCGGCCGACTGCGAGCCGGTGAAGTCCATGTTGTTCACGGTCGCCGTCACCGTCATCGCGGTCGAGCCGGCATTGAAGACGAAGCGGGCGGTGCCGTAGGAGGCGTCCCGGCGCGCCCCGCCTGACAACGTGGGGCTGGTCGGGGGGTTTTCCTGTCCGTTTGTCAGGTTAACGGTGAAGTCGCTCGGCGAGAGGCCGGCGCTTGCGAGCAGGTTGTCGACATACATTTCGTTCGTGAGCGTCGAAGGATATTTCGAGACAAACTCGGGCCGCGTCACGAATTCATTAAAGAAGGCGACCTTGTTCGCCTCGAGCTGCGCGTCCGCTCCGGGATCGCCGAAGATGACGCCGCTATCCAGCGCCTGGACGTCGTGCATGAAATTTCCGTAAAGCACGGCGGCCGGACTGCCCGAAGCGTTGGAACCGAAAGCGGCGCGATGGGTCAGGTAAGCGGCCATTCCGGAGTTCTGGAACTCGATGGAGAGGAAGAAGGCCGCCGAGACGTGGATCCGTTTCAGCTCGATGCACTGGGCGTTGCCGGCGCACGAGTCGATCTCGTTTTGCCAGAACGCGAAACCGGACGCGTCCGGTTCGCGATTAAGAAAATCGAGATAATGCTGGCGGACAAAAAACGCGGTCTCGTCGACCGGATTGGTGGTCGGCGCCATGGTGTCATTGTCGAGGATCGTGACCTCGGCCGTGTTCGGACTGCCCAGGCCGACGCCTGCGCCTGTGGGATTGGTCAGCGCGAGATTAATGACCTCGTCGCCCTCGACGAAGGTGTCGTTAACAATGAGGATCCGAAAGGTCTTGCTCGTCTCGCCCGGGGCAAAAGTAAGGGTGCCGAGAGCGATTTCGTAATCGCTCTTCTGCGATGCGTGCCCCGCCTCGGATTCATCAAAGGTGTTGTAGCTCACCGTGGCGGTGCCGCTCGTATCGCCATTGCGGACCACCGTGAAATCGACGTGGCCCCCGGCCTCGTCCGAAGCGAATTCGCTCGTCGCGAATCGGAAGAGGGAAGTCGCTGTCGCCGTGGTGGGATTGAGTTTGCCGAAGAGCCCGTGTTCTTCCTCTGCCGTGCCGGCCGTGAAGTAGAGCGTGTTCACGTCGCCGCCGCTGCCACCGTTGCCGAATTGGAGTGCCCAGAGCTCGTCGATCTCGATGCCAGTGCCCGACTCGTCCTGGAGCGTCCCGAGAAACGCGCCGGTGGCCGGATTGTAGGCATGGATGCTCGGGTTCCCCTCACCGAAGTTGCCGACTAGCAGGGCGCCGCCGAAAATGCCGAAGGACGCGGGCGCAATCACCAGGCCCCAGGGCGCGTTGAGCTGGCTGGTTGGGTTGGTGCTGATGTCGTTGATAGCGAAAGTCAGGTCGCGCACGCCACTCGTGTTGAACTTGCGGACGAGGCCCTTGCCTACTCCCGCTTCCTCGTCACCGTCCATCCCAACTTTCGCGTAGGCGACGTAGAGCGAACCACCCAGATTCTGAATGTTGAACGGCGCGTACCCCGCCGGGATGGTGGCGTCCACGAATGGGAAACTCGCCTCCGTTTGGATGGTAAACGTCCCATTGAAAACGTCGATGTTGTTATTCGCGAAATCGGCTGCGTAAATGAAGTTATTCATACCGACGCTGCCAATGGCCAATCCGGTCCAGACATGGCCCGGCATGGAGACAACGTTCTGGGCCGACGCTCCCGAGGAGCCATTCCAGGCGGTAATGTTTCCCGTAATCGAATCGAAAATGAAGCTGGACGCCGCGGGTGAGCCGCCTCCGGGCGGTGTGATCTGAAAATCGCTTGTGGAGTTGCGCACAACGCCAGTGGGCAATCCGCCGGGAATGTTTATCGTCTGCGGGCTCGGATTGAGCACCACGGGCGCGCCGCTGACGTCGCCCCTGACCAGTTGGGTGGTGCTGGTGCCGTTATTCGCGATCCAGAACGGACTACTTGAGCTCTCCGCGATTCCCCATGGATTTACGAGGAGCGGGTCCAGCACCGGCGCGAAACCCGGAATGTCCGAGAGCAGAGTCTGCAACCGATACGCACTTCCCGGCGCGATGTTCGGCGGGGCGTCAAGGCCGGCCGTTTGCTGCGCCCTTAACTTCGGAACCGTCAGCCCCATTACGAAGAGGGCCAACCCCAGAAAACCAAAGACGAAACTAACGATCTGCCTGCTGCGATTTTTTGATTTCATATGCGTCTTTCTCTGTCCCTAAATTCAAGTGCACCTTGGTACGCATTCCGGAGGAGCGCGCATCGCTGAGATTACGGCGAAATGGTTGCCGACGCCAGACAAAAAAAGTAACGGCTCTTGTCGTATCTTCCTCATTTCGAGTCAAGAAGACATGTTTGTGAGCGGCGCCGCCGACTTCGATTGAATGGGTCGTCTGACTTCAGCAAGTTCGGTTCGTACATCCCAAAGCCTGCGATCGGCAGGGTCGAAATTAGTAACGAGGTGGCCACCGAAAGCACAAGAGATTTGATGACGTCTATCTTGGCGGAAATTGACTGCTTTCCTCCGCTATGAGCCAAAGGCGCAAAAAAAAGATCAGAATTTTATCTTGTAACGTAATCAGTGGCTCTGACATTCTCCGGGTTCCCGATACTTCCCGTCTATGAACCCCCATTTCGCTTTCACTCCCAGGTGGGCGCAATTTCCCTTTTCGCGGATGATTTCAGGACGTGACCTTCGCGTTACGTCCGAAGGCTCGGCAGCGAAGCATGAAATCAGCCCGCAGCGTGACCCCATACAGTTCAACCTCCATGAAGGCTTCACTCTCGGCGTTATTACGCACCCGTCGTTACACCCTTAGCTTGGTAACGGTCAGTCTCCTCGTAGGCGCAACGGTGCTTGGCTTGCGATTGCGCGCTCACGCGCAGGGCAGCTATCAGACGCCGCCGGCCCCGGGGAAATACTACGACAAGCACTACGACTGGCAGGGCGGTGATTATCCGCCCGGGGCCGTCAAAGGGGAAGCCGTTGATGAAGCCCGCTCCGGGATGACGCTCAACCGGACGCCCGTTTCAATTCGCACGCCCGAATGTTTCCCGGCCGAACCGCGTGATGTGTTTTGGGAAATGGACCAGGTGGCGGGTCCCGATGGAAAATTGCAGCCACTCGATTTCGACGAGAATGGCGACGGCAAGGTGGATGACAAGGAACGGGATGGGATTCGAGGGCGCAACACCTGGCTCTTATGGGGAGGGGGAAACGAAACCTTCTGGGATTGGCTTCAGCAGAAGGGGTATGGGCTGACAGACTTTCTTATCCTGGTGGACTCACGCCGGCGCGATAGCCGATTCAAAGATGCCGGTATCATTACCCAGCCTGGATTTGTCCAGGCGACCGAACCTATCCTTGGGTTATATATAGACCAGCCGAACCCGGATGGTTCCGCAATTTTGAAGCCGCGGAATGTGCCGGCTACAGGAGCGGCGCCGTCTGCCTCGCCCGAACCTGTCGCACCTGGCGGGGCGAATTCCTATTATCCAAAGCCGGAACCGGAGCTGGTCGATACCCAAGGGCGCGCGCTAGACGCTCCGGTTTACCAGCCAACTCCGCCGACTGGACATTATGACGAGCTGTTCGTGCCCTGGACTACTCCGGAGGAACGAGCCAAGGAATGGAAGGACAAGGACGATCCATTCAAGGATTATATTCCTGCAGTAGTCCGACGAAAACTGCCGAAGGATGGTCTTGATCCCA
Proteins encoded in this region:
- a CDS encoding glycosyltransferase family 4 protein: MRGQLTDAQLLNPDPLKLLHILFPFAKHRSMQRADTFDVYRRHALHFPADQSGPNLNVWSPADAEGSVDGAARLASGMLRNSRKLRRRFPNAISDGEEGAYCEWLCSNAASKLGLSHRAVENICRAFRSDPGKRVLELYLRSPKLRDRFPHGLLPVGQKKFVRWLLREGRGKHNLSAAEILWFLHETAEQVPQMVFKTWLVNLAWQKRFPEGPTSSGKGEFLAWLRKEFPGYAPFASISALDAVVPAAEEMLLHPVRNGFSGGDANGEVPRGVNILSHFSYPSGIQQAALFTKRALEAADFRVSCRDVSAFPCFDVEDRAPFLGLEVFPVTIINVSPQPYFSVAYERGGILRRSGVYRIAYWAWELDAIPEEWVGLRPLLDCIWAPTQFVADAFRNRMPLPVHEVLPGVELSEIEPVAKADLGIPPANYVFLFMFDMCSQMVRKNPLAVIEAFRKAFTRSEKATLVIKVSRGRSHPEAFAQLEEAAREAGVILVDEVLSRARAYGFIEMCDCFVSLHRAEGFGLCLAEAMLMGKPVVATNYSGNLAFMHPGNSLLVDYKFTEIAADNPIYRQGNHWAEPSVEHAAAHMRYCFDHRAEAEALGAKGRDEVKEKLSLKAAGERMAEQLSHVTAFASAEISRSTPAAEPARPALKVLAR
- a CDS encoding TIGR03118 family protein, whose translation is MKSKNRSRQIVSFVFGFLGLALFVMGLTVPKLRAQQTAGLDAPPNIAPGSAYRLQTLLSDIPGFAPVLDPLLVNPWGIAESSSSPFWIANNGTSTTQLVRGDVSGAPVVLNPSPQTINIPGGLPTGVVRNSTSDFQITPPGGGSPAASSFIFDSITGNITAWNGSSGASAQNVVSMPGHVWTGLAIGSVGMNNFIYAADFANNNIDVFNGTFTIQTEASFPFVDATIPAGYAPFNIQNLGGSLYVAYAKVGMDGDEEAGVGKGLVRKFNTSGVRDLTFAINDISTNPTSQLNAPWGLVIAPASFGIFGGALLVGNFGEGNPSIHAYNPATGAFLGTLQDESGTGIEIDELWALQFGNGGSGGDVNTLYFTAGTAEEEHGLFGKLNPTTATATSLFRFATSEFASDEAGGHVDFTVVRNGDTSGTATVSYNTFDESEAGHASQKSDYEIALGTLTFAPGETSKTFRILIVNDTFVEGDEVINLALTNPTGAGVGLGSPNTAEVTILDNDTMAPTTNPVDETAFFVRQHYLDFLNREPDASGFAFWQNEIDSCAGNAQCIELKRIHVSAAFFLSIEFQNSGMAAYLTHRAAFGSNASGSPAAVLYGNFMHDVQALDSGVIFGDPGADAQLEANKVAFFNEFVTRPEFVSKYPSTLTNEMYVDNLLASAGLSPSDFTVNLTNGQENPPTSPTLSGGARRDASYGTARFVFNAGSTAMTVTATVNNMDFTGSQSADTNDNLTNAHIHAGASVTPGVNGPVVWGFIGSPFNDNNPNDAVVTPFGSGVGGNFSGKWDAPEGNGTTLAAQLDNIRNGRAYINFHSVQFSGGEIRGDFPATQPFRDMLVAGLNGGTLTRATVLRQVSEFPFLRTREMNAAFVTMEYFGYLRRDPDTAGFNFWFGKLNGFNGDFIQAEMVKAFLSSSEYRQRFGPM